The Salvelinus namaycush isolate Seneca chromosome 13, SaNama_1.0, whole genome shotgun sequence genome includes a region encoding these proteins:
- the fhl2a gene encoding four and a half LIM domains protein 2a, whose product MTERYDCHYCKESLFGKKYVLREENPYCVKCYESLYSNTCEDCKKPIGCNTRDLSYKDRHWHEECFQCFQCKRSLVDKPFSTKDDQLLCTECYSNEYSSKCHECKKTIMPGSRKMEHKGNSWHETCFTCQRCQQPIGTKSFIPKENHNFCVPCYEKQFAMQCVHCKKPITTGGVTYRDQPWHKDCFLCTGCKQQLSGQRFTSRDDFAYCLNCFCNLYAKKCTSCTTPISGLGGSKYISFEERQWHNDCFNCKKCSVSLVGRGFLTERDDILCPECGKDI is encoded by the exons ATGACGGAGCGCTATGACTGCCACTACTGTAAGGAATCCCTGTTCGGGAAGAAGTACGTCCTGAGAGAGGAGAACCCATACTGTGTCAAATGCTACGAGAGCCTGTACTCAAACACCTGTGAGGACTGCAAGAAACCCATCGGCTGCAACACCAGg GACCTTTCCTATAAGGACCGCCACTGGCACGAGGAGTGTTTCCAGTGCTTCCAGTGTAAACGCTCTCTGGTGGACAAGCCCTTCTCCACCAAGGATGACCAGCTGCTCTGCACTGAGTGCTACTCCAATGAGTACTCCTCCAAGTGCCACGAGTGCAAGAAGACCATCATGCCTG GCTCCAGGAAGATGGAGCATAAGGGTAACAGCTGGCATGAGACCTGCTTCACCTGCCAGCGTTGCCAGCAGCCCATCGGCACCAAGAGCTTCATCCCCAAGGAGAACCACAACTTCTGTGTGCCCTGCTACGAGAAACAGTTTGCCATGCAGTGTGTGCACTGCAAGAAG CCCATCACTACTGGCGGGGTGACCTATCGCGACCAGCCCTGGCATAAGGACTGCTTCCTGTGCACCGGCTGCAAGCAGCAGCTGTCTGGCCAGCGCTTCACCTCCCGTGACGACTTTGCCTACTGCCTCAACTGTTTCTGCAACCTGTATGCCAAGAAGTGTACTTCCTGCACCACCCCCATCAGCG GTCTGGGTGGTAGTAAGTACATCTCGTTTGAAGAGCGTCAGTGGCACAACGACTGCTTCAACTGTAAGAAGTGCTCCGTCTCCCTGGTGGGCCGGGGTTTCCTCACCGAGCGTGACGACATCCTGTGCCCCGAGTGTGGCAAAGACATCTGA